TATTTTCTACCTAATGGAGATGAGGGGATTCGAACCCCCGACCTCCGGAGTGCGATTCCGGCGCTCTCCCAGGCTGAGCTACATCCCCTCTTAATATTTTAATGGGTGGTAGCTTTGTTTTTGGCTGATTCGAACTTTTTAAAAAGTTTAGAGATTTTATTAGCAGCCTTTTTCCAATGGAAAATGCCTTTAGAAACCCCTTTATGAAGCAAACTTTGGACGATTCTTAATTGAGCTTCAGCTTTTTCTAGGTCATGAGCGTTTAAATAATTTAAAAACTTTTTAATCTCTGTTTTCACCCTGCTTTTAAAAGCTCGATTTCTTAACCTTCTTTTTTCGCTCTGTCTTAACGCTTTTTTGGCAGACTTGTGATGTGGCACTTTGCTACCCTCCCTTTCCTTTGTTTAGTTTTGGATTAAAATTTATAGTAAGTTATAGTTTTGTCAAGGTTTAACTAAAAACTTTTGCTAAAATTATATCATGAAAACCGATGGCAAAGATAAAATTCATCCTTTTCTTTCTTCTCTCATTTTTTCTTTAATTATACATATTTCTCTATTCCTCGGTATGTTTGCTCTACCGACCTTTAAACATTTCTTAATATCTTACACAGAAGATTTTTTAGACTTAAACTTAAAAAAAATAGAAACTATATCTCAACCCT
Above is a genomic segment from Thermodesulfobacterium commune DSM 2178 containing:
- the rpsT gene encoding 30S ribosomal protein S20, with amino-acid sequence MPHHKSAKKALRQSEKRRLRNRAFKSRVKTEIKKFLNYLNAHDLEKAEAQLRIVQSLLHKGVSKGIFHWKKAANKISKLFKKFESAKNKATTH